One Glycine soja cultivar W05 chromosome 2, ASM419377v2, whole genome shotgun sequence genomic region harbors:
- the LOC114377194 gene encoding uncharacterized protein LOC114377194 isoform X3, whose protein sequence is MDSVVNAAVEEICAGIEDGLTLAALWAKLEDSPSLSSSNLCLNSTVKRAIWTNLLRIPTLRFEPQPSSSELEDAEKLNTKIFAHQSLTDNFVGLYDSQSLQDAQMRVLRLLANARANGVTQTQLAKQLHIDPNNFHYVLRSLECQGLIVKRSAIEKKKQISSHGESKNYPCVATHLVYLHRYAKQLASHQRFEFEITKFNSPDDDDEDADGTTLQTDVHLKDYKPQMKAICEKLAEANGKVLLVSDIKKDLGYCGSRPKQRAWRQISQRLKAHGIVEQFDAKVNGKIEACLRLLDPITTESGNEDKKLNSGKICQVIDQLVELPMEHQIYDIIDAAGSCGITLKEICERLGIELKKSHIRLVNLCYRFGMKVQEEQCLKSKAIRVWTSKNFNPEPEVELICKLDENKTLNDVPDSSKIISEFETSTTSGKLADPAKLEDRGVGAELSCVSPRNTESNFVGTSADLQDLVLDRRSTVSHCKSVSSSAEADNAPSGAFPSDMLKPFSTGSNQRYASLSLSVDNTRRANRILERLKDERFILKSEINRCLICFEKDKSTKVDRKTIDRILTKLQEQEQVKCITVHSPVISEYSRTKDCVVVVHPSMSLTPELFDEIQDRIRSFNCYIRSKSASHQKNDELLPVMEDIQKNQSVIVPDGQASKAEAMRANGFVLAKMIRAKLLHSFIWDCLHRSTSHINVLSSKKCVFEVTDAPHSSSKLFFLEATIKEMPVELFLKVVGSTKNYEEMIEKCKMDLRLSDLPPEEYKCLMDAQATGRLSLVIDILRRLKLIRIVTDLQSRDGVKTPQTHTMELRPYIEEPISNDAASLNFISLDLRPRVRHDFILSNRGAVDEYWRTLENCYATADRKAASYAFPGSVVHELFRFRSWASTRLMTAEQRAELLKHVTKDNLSENISYRDCEKIAKDLNLTTEQFKDEKIEDNSPECKGNSSRRRKKKSTELRPAKHARIDDAVTDVVDMHIEGSQNLDVHSGECATHMQEFEESMPQDCIPLISQRVLTKMKPTRLRRFIWSDKTDRQLVIQYVKHRAVLGAKYHRIDWASISDLPASPIACMRRMNLLNSNMRFRKAVNKLCSMLSERYAKQLEKSQYSSLNNDRKQFVRSQSCEGILNNSSPDAEIQITSLNKEAWDDFENKNIKMVLDEILRCKMMAKLGASSQKGQLQYDGWSDANANADGFESQENEEITSAIPCDNIQSHGKPHTFSAQRSRRRRLDKNFTRFLNNMVNVYGQVNESLAISNVVELFKLVFLSTSTDPQAPKLLDDILRRYSQHDLFAAFNYLKEKKVMVGGTGNERFELSQQFLQSVSKSPFPFNTGKQAVKFSAWLEERGKDLTEVGANLAEDLQCGDIFHLFALVSSGELSISPFLPDNGVGEAEDLRSAKRKSDTTESSYSDKAKKSKSFFGVEGEIISRREKGFPGIIISAHRTTISRADILNLFKDNDNYGQPFEGDFQLNIGQSSNYSLPDHILEITKSSDPVPLEENRSESPWEAMAGYARHLLSEYSNKKHAYAICAEVFRVVYAAIQKAGDQGLSMGEISQVINLPGAEIDVLIVDALQAFGQALKVNAYDTVRVVDVLYRHKYFLTPMSDFHLHVVQPSSTKTIEKSDHTCELYESEERDTTSVDTSRERNTAIDSVHTLTILNLPHGDVDPENQACDRNEGCKQNRLGLSRVNHKKETLEFSSGESCVPILPWVNGDGTINNIVYRGLRRRVLGIVMQNPGILEDDILHHMHVLNPQNCRTLLELMVLDKHLIVKKMHQNMLDGGPSLLPELIGSKSSQPKLICREHFFANPMSTSLL, encoded by the exons atggACTCGGTTGTGAATGCTGCGGTGGAAGAGATATGTGCTGGGATTGAAGATGGACTAACTCTCGCAGCCCTGTGGGCCAAGCTTGAAGACTCACCCTCTCTTTCATCCTCCAATCTCTGTCTCAATTCCACTGTCAAAAGAGCCATATGGACAAACCTGCTTCGCATTCCCACTCTCCGGTTTGAACCACAACCCTCTTCTTCGGAACTGGAGGATGCCGAGAAGCTCAATACAAAGATCTTTGCTCACCAGAGCCTCACGGATAACTTTGTCGGTCTCTACGACTCGCAATCTCTCCAAGATGCCCAAATGCGTGTCCTTCGCCTTCTTGCTAATGCTAGAGCGAATGGTGTCACGCAAACTCAGCTTGCCAAACAGTTGCACATTGATCCCAATAACTTCCATTATGTGTTGAGGAGTCTTGAGTGTCAAGGCTTGATTGTCAAGCGCTCGGCAattgagaaaaagaaacaaatctcCAGTCATGGTGAATCCAAAAATTATCCGTGTGTAGCTACCCATTTAGTATACTTGCATCGCTATGCGAAGCAACTTGCCTCTCATCAAAGGTTTGAGTTTGAAATTACCAAATTCAACTCCCCTGATGATGACGATGAGGATGCAGATGGAACCACCCTTCAAACAGATGTTCATCTTAAGGATTATAAACCTCAGATGAAAGCTATTTGTGAAAAACTTGCAGAAGCCAATGGCAAG GTTCTTCTTGTGTCAGATATTAAGAAGGATCTTGGTTACTGTGGATCGCGTCCAAAACAAAGGGCTTGGCGACAA ATTTCTCAAAGGTTGAAAGCACATGGCATTGTGGAACAGTTTGACGCTAAGGTGAATGGCAAG ATTGAGGCTTGCCTGCGCCTTCTTGACCCAATAACTACAGAATCTGGAAATGAAGATAAAAAGTTGAACTCCGGGAAAATCTGTCAAGTTATTGATCAGCTTGTGGAGCTTCCCATGGAGCatcaaatttatgatattattgatGCTGCAGGATCTTGTGGCATTACTTTGAAGGAG ATATGTGAAAGGCTTGGGATTGAACTGAAAAAGAGTCACATTCGACTTGTAAATTTGTGCTATAGATTTGGAATGAAAGTGCAGGAAGAACAATGCCTAAAATCTAAGGCAATTCGAGTTTGGACTTCTAAAAATTTCAACCCTGAACCAGAAGTTGAACTTATTTGCAAGCttgatgaaaacaaaactttaaaCGATGTGCCTGACAGTTCAAAAATAATATCTGAATTTGAGACTTCAACTACCAGTGGAAAACTTGCTGACCCTGCAAAATTGGAAGATAGAGGAGTTGGTGCAGAACTATCTTGTGTATCTCCAAGAAATACTGAGTCAAACTTTGTAGGAACGTCAGCAGACTTGCAAGATTTGGTCCTTGACCGAAGAAGTACAGTTTCTCACTGCAAATCAGTCAGTTCATCAGCGGAGGCAGACAATGCACCATCAGGAGCATTTCCATCTGACATGTTGAAACCATTCTCTACTGgatcaaatcaaagatatgCAAGTCTATCTTTAAGTGTGGATAACACTAGAAGGGCAAATAGGATACTAGAAAGACTAAAG GATGAAAGGTTCATTTTGAAATCTGAGATAAATAGGTGTCTTATTTGCTTTGAGAAGGATAAGTCTACAAAAGTGGACCGCAAGACTATTGACCGAATATTAACTAAACTTCAAGAACAAGAGCAGGTCAAATGTATAACAGTACATTCACCTGTTATTTCTGAATATTCCAGGACAAAAGATTGTGTGGTAGTTGTACATCCATCCATGAGTCTAACTCCTGAGTTATTTGATGAAATTCAAGATAGAATACGATCATTTAATTGTTATATTCGCAGCAAAAGTGCTTCACAtcagaaaaatgatgaattGCTACCTGTAATGGAGGATATTCAGAAAAATCAAAGCGTTATAGTTCCAGATGGGCAGGCTAGTAAAGCAGAAGCCATGCGTGCTAATGGATTTGTATTAGCAAAAATGATTCGTGCAAAGCTGCTGCACAGTTTTATTTGGGATTGTCTGCATAGGTCAACAAGCCATATTAATGTTTTATCATCTAAAAAATGTGTCTTCGAGGTAACTGATGCTCCTCATAGTAGCAGCAAACTATTTTTTCTAGAAGCAACTATTAAAGAAATGCCAGTTGAACTATTCTTAAAAGTTGTCGGGTCCACTAAAAATTATGAAGAAATGATTGAAAAGTGCAAGATGGATTTACGTCTCTCTGATCTTCCTCCGGAGGAGTACAAGTGTTTAATGGATGCTCAAGCAACAGGAAGATTGTCATTAGTTATTGACATTTTACGCCGATTAAAG TTGATACGAATTGTAACTGATTTGCAATCTAGAGATGGAGTCAAAACCCCTCAAACTCACACGATGGAGCTTCGGCCTTACATCGAGGAACCCATTTCAAATGATGCAgcatctttaaattttatatctctTGATCTTCGACCAAGAGTCAGGCATGATTTTATTCTATCTAATAGAGGTGCAGTTGATGAATATTGGCGAACATTGGAGAATTGCTATGCTACTGCTGATCGAAAAGCTGCTTCATATGCATTTCCTGGATCTGTGGTCCATGAG CTTTTCCGCTTCCGTTCATGGGCATCTACTCGTCTTATGACAGCTGAACAACGTGCTGAACTTTTAAAGCATGTAACCAAGGATAATCTTAGTGAAAATATTTCATATAGGGACTGTGAGAAGATTGCAAAAGATCTGAATCTTACCACAGAGCAG TTCAAAGATGAAAAGATAGAGGATAATTCACCTGAATGCAAGGGTAATTCATCTCGtcgtaggaaaaaaaaatccactgaGCTCAGGCCTGCAAAGCATGCCAGAATTGATGATGCAGTAACTGATGTTGTGGACATGCACATAGAAGGATCACAAAATTTGGATGTGCATTCGGGAGAGTGTGCCACACATATGCAAGAATTTGAGGAGAGTATGCCTCAAGACTGTATCCCCCTTATTAGCCAGCGTGTCTTAACCAAAATGAAGCCAACACGCCTAAGGAGATTCATTTGGTCAGACAAAACTGATAG GCAGTTGGTGATCCAATATGTTAAACACCGTGCTGTTCTTGGTGCCAAATATCATCGCATAGATTGGGCATCCATTTCTGATCTTCCAGCTTCTCCAATCGCTTGTATGAGAAGAATGAATTTGTTGAATAGTAACATGAGATTTAGGAAAGCCGTGAATAAACTCTGTAGCATGCTCAGTGAACGATATGCAAAGCAACTGGAAAAGTCCCAGTACTCGTCATTAAACAATGATCGCAAACAGTTTGTGCGATCCCAGTCCTGTGAAGGTATCCTCAATAACTCTAGTCCTGATgctgaaattcaaattacaagTCTAAACAAAGAAGCTTGGGATGACTTTGAGAACAAAAATATCAAGATGGTCCTTGATGAGATTCTTCGCTGCAAGATGATGGCTAAGCTGGGTGCCTCCTCCCAAAAAGGTCAATTGCAATATGATGGGTGGTCAGATGCAAATGCGAATGCTGATGGATTT GAATctcaagaaaatgaagaaattacatCAGCTATTCCTTGTGATAATATTCAGAGTCATGGGAAGCCCCATACATTTTCTGCCCAAAGATCACGGCGGCGGCGGCTTGATAAAAATTTTACTAGGTTTCTGAATAATATGGTTAATGTTTATGGACAAGTAAATGAATCATTGGCTATTTCAAATGTTGTAGAGCTatttaaacttgtttttttaagcacCTCAACAGATCCTCAGGCACCCAAATTACTAGATGACATTCTTCGGCGATACTCACAGCATGATCTATTTGCTGCTTTTAACTAtcttaaagagaaaaaagttatg GTTGGGGGCACTGGCAATGAACGTTTTGAACTATCACAACAGTTCTTGCAgagtgtttccaagtcaccatTTCCATttaatactggaaagcaagctGTTAAATTTTCTGCATGGCTGGAGGAAAGAGGCAAAGACCTCACAGAAGTGGGCGCTAATCTTGCTGAAGATCTACAATGTGGGgacatttttcatttgtttgctTTAGTCTCATCGGGTGAACTTTCAATTTCTCCATTCCTACCAGATAATGGTGTTGGAGAGGCTGAAGACTTGAGAAGTGCAAAGCGTAAATCTGATACTACCGAGTCTTCATATAGTGATAAAGCCAAAAAGTCAAAATCCTTCTTTGGAGTAGAAGGTGAAATTATTTCTCGTCGGGAAAAAGGATTTCCTGGTATCATCATTTCTGCACACCGAACAACAATTTCAAGAgctgatattttaaatttgttcaaGGATAATGATAACTATGGCCAACCTTTTGAGGGAGATTTCCAATTAAACATTGGCCAAAGCAGTAATTATTCACTTCCTGACCATATCTTGGAAATCACTAAATCTTCTGACCCTGTACCTCTGGAAGAAAATCGTAGTGAATCACCCTGGGAAGCTATGGCAGGCTATGCACGACATTTGTTGTCAGAATATTCCAATAAAAAACATGCATATGCCATTTGTGCTGAGGTCTTCAGGGTTGTTTATGCTGCCATCCAAAAGGCTGGTGACCAAGGATTAAGCATGGGAGAAATTTCCCAGGTTATAAACTTGCCAG GAGCAGAGATAGATGTCTTGATTGTTGATGCTCTTCAAGCATTTGGGCAAGCCTTAAAG GTCAATGCTTATGATACTGTCCGTGTTGTTGATGTCTTATACCGTCACAAGTACTTTTTGACACCTATGTCTGATTTTCATCTTCATGTTGTACAACCTTCCTCAACAAAAACCATCGAGAAAAGTGATCATACATGTGAGCTTTATGAATCGGAGGAAAGGGATACTACTTCTGTTGATACTTCGAGAGAAAGAAACACCGCTATTGATAGCGTGCACACATTGACAATTCTCAATCTTCCACATGGGGATGTGGATCCTGAAAATCAAGCTTGTGATAGGAATGAAGGCTGTAAGCAAAACAGACTTGGTTTATCCAGAGTCAATCATAAGAAAGAAACTCTCGAATTTTCTTCTGGTGAATCATGTGTGCCAATATTGCCATGGGTCAATGGAGATGGGACCATCAACAACATTGTTTACAGGGGACTCAGACGTCGTGTTCTTGGAATAGTGATGCAAAACCCTGGGATATTGGAG GATGATATTCTACATCATATGCACGTGTTGAATCCACAg AACTGTAGAACTCTCTTGGAATTGATGGTTCTGGATAAACACCTAATTGTGAAGAAGATGCATCAAAATATGTTAGATGGGGGACCCTCCTTACTTCCGGAACTTATCGGAAGCAAATCCAGTCAACCGAAGTTGATATGCCGAGAGCATTTCTTCGCCAATCCCATGAGTACTTCCTTGTTGTAG